Proteins co-encoded in one Opisthocomus hoazin isolate bOpiHoa1 chromosome 9, bOpiHoa1.hap1, whole genome shotgun sequence genomic window:
- the IDH1 gene encoding isocitrate dehydrogenase [NADP] cytoplasmic codes for MSKKINGGSVVEMQGDEMTRIIWELIKEKLIFPYVDLDLHSYDLGIEHRDATDDKVTVEAAEAIKKYNVGIKCATITPDEKRVEEFKLKQMWKSPNGTIRNILGGTVFREAIICKNIPRLVSGWVKPIVIGRHAYGDQYRATDFVVPGPGKVEMTYTPKDGGKPVTYLVHNFESCGGVAMGMYNLDQSIKDFAHSSFQMALSKGWPLYMSTKNTILKRYDGRFKDIFQEIYDREYKSQFEARKIWYEHRLIDDMVAQALKSEGGFVWACKNYDGDVQSDSVAQGYGSLGLMTSVLICPDGKTVEAEAAHGTVTRHYRMHQKGQETSTNPIASIFAWTRGLAHRAKLDNNTSLKNFAVALEEVCIETIESGFMTKDLAACIKGLPNVTRSDYLNTFEFMDKLAENLKGKLASLPKL; via the exons CTATGACTTGGGCATTGAGCATCGTGATGCTACAGATGATAAAGTAACCGTGGAAGCTGCTGAAGCCATAAAGAAATACAATGTTGGCATAAAATGTGCAACCATCACTCCTGATGAGAAGAGAGTGGAGGAGTTCAAGTTGAAGCAGATGTGGAAGTCTCCCAACGGGACGATTAGAAACATCCTAGGTGGCACTGTCTTCAGGGAGGCTATTATCTGCAAGAACATTCCCCGGCTGGTGTCTGGGTGGGTGAAACCCATTGTCATTGGCCGTCACGCTTATGGAGATCAA tacagAGCAACTGATTTTGTGGTACCTGGGCCTGGAAAAGTGGAGATGACCTACACTCCAAAAGATGGAGGCAAACCAGTCACATATCTGGTCCATAACTTTGAAA GCTGTGGTGGTGTAGCCATGGGAATGTACAATCTTGACCAGTCTATCAAGGATTTTGCCCACAGTTCCTTCCAAATGGCACTGTCTAAAGGCTGGCCCCTTTATATGAGCACCAAGAACACGATCCTGAAGAGATACGATGGCCGCTTTAAAGACATCTTCCAAGAGATCTATGACAG agaaTACAAGTCCCAGTTTGAAGCCAGAAAGATCTGGTATGAGCATAGGCTCATTGATGACATGGTTGCTCAGGCCCTGAAATCTGAAGGAGGCTTTGTCTGGGCGTGCAAGAACTACGATGGGGATGTGCAGTCTGACTCTGTTGCGCAag GCTATGGCTCTCTGGGGCTGATGACCAGTGTGCTGATCTGCCCTGATGGCAAGACTGTTGAAGCAGAAGCTGCTCACGGCACAGTTACTCGCCACTACCGCATGCACCAGAAAGGCCAAGAAACCTCCACTAACCCCATTG CCTCCATCTTTGCATGGACAAGAGGACTAGCTCACAGAGCTAAGCTGGACAACAACACTAGCCTCAAGAACTTTGCGGTTGCCCTGGAAGAAGTCTGCATTGAGACCATCGAATCTGGCTTCATGACTAAGGACCTTGCTGCCTGTATCAAAGGCCTGCCTAA TGTCACGCGCTCTGACTACTTGAACACTTTTGAGTTCATGGACAAGCTTGCTGAAAACTTGAAGGGAAAGCTGGCCTCTCTGCCCAAACTTTAA
- the SGO2 gene encoding shugoshin 2 — protein MASREAPDTPRFSLSGVRERMREKRNGALRTAKLNASLASKIKTKIINNSSTIKVSLKHNNKALALALNAEKANAQRLTQEKIVLQKEVEQCHFQNAVLRHKLSFLNNTWKELENLMAAVKMARLSEFHTSSASLSNSQKSSMTERSWDDDTAGGQLVRAIGMPMRVPISKLCSAGQQGGSSAAVQTSSLDLQRPASNEPLEIVPVASKDTLPPQHAEKPQAHQEENRKKTTEAMESREAFLDSRIFGESLYATQQYADNLPALAWESHPLSYEGDEMAKDFLDRLSQGHVTQRRNRSTLFAASTPSSGVDIFPSVGSTQAGWWSITKDSRSSSKSNTQPQLKSPSSLVSPTQTTVIPDRKSLDEEILCDQPQAEEAGCGVETDPSRSQVPEFAPEKVKGKGNCKTGDKTTIKKASTGKKKPNATKTNAKCGPDLPQGEESAQKAKKLVQLTVTTCSRESEVSEMRQKACVGAFDRQNRGCGVKQRSCSLDEIQDVVNPAQLHSLGSGDLVQQVKKEVVFEIDGMESLSKSPGRNLSSQEVPSDDSSLQNPLFLRKETLSACALQEESSVSTKSIRWKTNRRTRVIRQIDDSEENLPNSVNIPKAKAEEQPKRSQTSRKKTARKSSCSGQRNEVDILGSCVDVQGVAKESTKDLPANLKRSRKTYVVRPLDLAGNFGCVQIDFEGGDIVPPRSVPGSKASKIPRVQRVVAAQSNKNQTGGLQEKGQAKLDNNMNALDKQACPRLKCQRKRKTSSPLETDSLARQSDGAEALIGSSAELASKRTVLMGKLSCITDLLSQPDAFLGEQRAEILLTNNLTDISRSLESSSVTCSAASPVSSRLTDVPVSKSLSTEGNRMPKKSSVWPESSLVFKEETAEEIPGGRNQVESSCWRTPSQEPEIRPLQDLTNARTLPSPSSEEVSGCSSRRRLHPACYAEPKLNRKLRQGDPFTSTEFLYSPCYKSKKKTAKVKDMTKKIKEEKEWLPEGCPSAKAGLPITMGRDVKQEVK, from the exons ACAACTCTTCCACTATTAAAGTCTCCCTAAAGCACAATAATAAAGCACTGGCGCTGGCTCTCAATGCGGAGAAAGCGAATGCACAGCGGCTCACCCAGGAGAAGATCGTGTTACAGAAAGAAGTAGAGCAATGCCACTTCCAGAACGCTGTGCTGCGGCACAAGCTTTCCTTCCTG AATAACACCTGGAAAGAACTTGAGAACCTTATGGCAGCGGTTAAGATGGCCCGGCTGTCTGAG TTCCATACAAGTTCTGCATCCTTGTCCAATAGCCAGAAGAGCAGCATGACTGAAAGAAGCTGGGATGATGATACTGCAGGTGGTCAGCTTGTGAG GGCCATAGGGATGCCGATGAGGGTGCCCATTTCCAAGCTGTGCAGTGCAGGACAGCAAggtggcagctctgcagcagtaCAGACATCCTCACTAGATCTTCAGAGACCTGCTTCTAATGAGCCCCTGGAAATTGTGCCTGTTGCCTCCAAAGACACTTTGCCACCACAGCATGCCGAGAAGCCTCAAGCCCACCAAGAAGAGAATAGGAAGAAGACAACTGAAGCAATGGAATCACGAGAGGCTTTTCTTGACTCTCGCATCTTTGGAG AGTCCTTGTATGCCACCCAACAATATGCCGACAATTTGCCAGCACTTGCctgggaaagtcatcctctttcaTATGAGGGTGATGAGATGGCAAAGGATTTCTTAGATCGTCTCTCACAAGGGCATGTTACGCAGAGGAGAAATCGTTCCACCCTGTTTGCAGCAAGCACTCCATCTTCTGGTGTGGATATCTTCCCATCTGTCGGTTCCACCCAGGCAGGTTGGTGGAGTATCACAAAGGACAGCAGGAGCTCCAGCAAGAGCAACACACAGCCACAGCTGAAATCTCCCAGCTCCCTGGTTTCACCTACTCAAACCACTGTTATTCCTGACAGAAAATCTTTGGATGAAGAGATTCTGTGTGATCAGCCACAGGCTGAAGAAGCTGGGTGTGGTGTTGAAACGGACCCCAGCCGTAGCCAAGTCCCGGAGTTTGCTCCTGAAAAGGTTAAAGGCAAAGGTAATTGTAAAACTGGTGACAAAACAACTATTAAAAAAGcaagcacaggaaaaaagaaaccaaatgcaACTAAAACCAATGCAAAATGTGGTCCTGATTTGCCTCAGGGTGAAGAGAGTGCTCAAAAAGCAAAGAAGCTTGTTCAGCTGACAGTCACAACGTGTTCTAGGGAGTCTGAAGTTTCTGAGATGAGGCAGAAGGCTTGCGTGGGGGCTTTCGACAGGCAGAACAGAGGCTGCGGTGTGAAGCAACGTTCCTGCTCTCTTGATGAAATCCAAGATGTGGTGAATCCAGCACAGCTGCATAGTCTTGGAAGTGGGGACTTGGTGCAACAGGTAAAGAAGGAAGTTGTCTTTGAGATCGACGGTATGGAGAGCTTGTCAAAAAGCCCAGGTCGTAACCTCTCAAGTCAAGAAGTTCCCTCGGATGATTCCAGTCTACAAAATCCACTTTTCCTGAGGAAAGAGACCTTAAGTGCCTGTGCTTTGCAAGAGGAGTCAAGTGTGAGCACAAAGAGCATCAGATGGAAAACCAACAGAAGAACTAGAGTAATTAGGCAAATAGATGACTCTGAGGAGAATCTGCCAAACAGTGTGAATATACCAAAGGCCAAAGCTGAAGAACAGCCTAAAAGAAGCCAGACAAGCAGGAAGAAGACTGCCAGGAAAAGCAGTTGTAGTGGTCAGAGAAATGAAGTTGATATTTTGGGGTCATGTGTAGATGTTCAAGGAGTAGCGAAGGAGAGCACAAAGGATTTGCCAGCTAATCTTAAACGTAGCAGGAAAACGTATGTTGTCCGTCCTTTGGATCTTGCAGGAAACTTTGGTTGTGTCCAGATAGATTTTGAAGGAGGTGACATTGTACCTCCCAGGTCTGTTCCTGGGAGCAAGGCTAGCAAAATCCCCAGAGTTCAGAGGGTGGTAGCTGCTCAGAGCAATAAAAACCAGACAGGGGGCCTTCAAGAAAAGGGGCAAGCTAAACTTGACAACAACATGAATGCTTTGGATAAACAGGCTTGTCCCAGACTGAAGtgtcagaggaagaggaagaccTCTAGTCCTTTAGAGACTGATTCCTTGGCCAGACAAAGTGATGGTGCTGAGGCACTCATTGGAAGTTCAGCTGAACTTGCATCAAAGCGAACTGTCCTGATGGGGAAGCTTTCCTGCATTACAGATCTGCTGTCTCAGCCAGATGCCTTCCTGGGGGAGCAGAGAGCTGAGATACTGCTTACAAATAATCTGACGGACATTTCACGCAGTCTGGAATCTTCCTCTGTGACCTGTTCTGCAGCTTCACCTGTCAGCTCCAGGCTTACAGATGTACCAGTTTCCAAGAGTTTAAGTACTGAGGGCAACAGAATGCCAAAGAAATCCTCCGTTTGGCCGGAAAGCTCCCTGGTATTTAAAGAAGAGACTGCAGAGGAAATACCTGGGGGCAGAAACCAGGTTGAGTCAAGTTGTTGGAGGACACCTTCACAGGAACCTG AGATCAGGCCGCTACAGGACTTGACCAATGCCAGGACTCTGCCCTCCCCCAGCTCGGAAGAAGTGTCAGGGTGCTCATCCCGGCGGAGGCTGCACCCAGCCTGCTATGCAGAGCCCAAACTCAACAG gaaactgaggcagggtgaCCCATTTACAAGCACAGAGTTCCTCTACTCCCCTTGctacaaaagcaaaaagaaaactgcCAAAGTCAAGGATATGACCAAGAAGatcaaagaggagaaagaatgGCTTCCTGAAGGATGTcccagtgccaaggcaggcttGCCGATAACAATGGGAAGAGACGTGAAGCAGGAAGTAAAATAG